A single genomic interval of Tsukamurella paurometabola harbors:
- a CDS encoding cation:dicarboxylate symporter family transporter has product MAAQGKRDRTRWLYIAVIIAVVAGVIVGLVAPEFGKGLKPLGDIFVDLIKMMIAPVIFCTIVLGIGSVRAAASVGKIGGMAMGYFVVMSTFALGVGLLVGNLLKPGTGLNLPAESGGGAKYADQAHEAGGTWDFIRGIVPDTLFSSLTSGSVLQALLVALLVGFGLQAMGTAGEPILRGIGLVQKLVFRVLVMVLWLAPVGAFGAIAAVVGATGFEAVKQLAWLMIAFYVTCAIFVFVILGLLLRFVTGLSVFKLARYLAREYLLIVATSSSESALPRLIAKMEHAGVEKSTVGIVVPTGYSFNLDGTAIYLTMASLFIADAMGAPFSIGEQFSLLLFMMIASKGAAGVTGAGLATLAAGLQTHRPDLLDGVPVIVGIDRFMSEARALTNFSGNAIATLLIGKWTSTVDLAQTQRVLDKQDPFDEATMVDDHGAEEPSDAKAVAAH; this is encoded by the coding sequence GTGGCGGCTCAAGGAAAACGCGACCGGACGCGCTGGCTCTACATCGCGGTGATCATCGCCGTGGTGGCCGGCGTGATCGTGGGCCTGGTGGCCCCCGAGTTCGGCAAGGGCCTCAAACCCCTCGGCGACATCTTCGTCGACCTCATCAAGATGATGATCGCCCCGGTGATCTTCTGCACCATCGTGCTCGGCATCGGTTCGGTCCGCGCTGCGGCGTCGGTCGGCAAGATCGGCGGGATGGCGATGGGCTATTTCGTGGTCATGTCGACGTTCGCGCTGGGAGTCGGACTGCTGGTGGGGAATCTGCTCAAGCCCGGTACCGGCCTGAACCTGCCCGCGGAGTCGGGCGGCGGCGCCAAGTACGCCGATCAGGCGCACGAGGCGGGCGGCACCTGGGACTTCATCCGCGGCATCGTGCCCGACACCCTGTTCTCCTCCCTCACGTCGGGCAGCGTGCTGCAGGCGCTGTTGGTGGCACTCCTCGTGGGCTTCGGCCTGCAGGCGATGGGCACCGCCGGCGAGCCGATCCTGCGCGGCATCGGCCTCGTGCAGAAGCTGGTCTTCCGCGTCCTCGTCATGGTGCTGTGGCTGGCGCCGGTCGGCGCGTTCGGTGCCATCGCAGCGGTGGTCGGGGCCACCGGCTTCGAAGCGGTGAAGCAACTCGCCTGGCTCATGATCGCCTTCTACGTGACCTGCGCGATCTTCGTCTTCGTGATCCTCGGTCTGCTGCTGCGGTTCGTCACCGGGCTGTCCGTGTTCAAGCTGGCGCGGTACCTGGCGCGCGAGTACCTGCTCATCGTCGCCACCAGCTCCAGCGAGTCGGCGCTGCCGCGCCTCATCGCCAAGATGGAGCACGCGGGCGTCGAGAAGTCGACCGTGGGCATCGTGGTGCCCACCGGTTACTCCTTCAACCTCGACGGCACCGCGATCTACCTCACCATGGCGTCCCTGTTCATCGCCGACGCGATGGGCGCGCCGTTCTCGATCGGCGAGCAGTTCTCCCTGCTGCTGTTCATGATGATCGCCTCGAAGGGCGCCGCGGGCGTCACCGGAGCGGGGCTCGCCACGCTGGCGGCGGGCCTGCAGACCCACCGCCCCGACCTGCTCGACGGCGTCCCGGTCATCGTGGGCATCGACCGGTTCATGTCGGAGGCCCGCGCGCTGACCAACTTCTCCGGCAACGCGATCGCCACGCTGCTCATCGGCAAGTGGACCTCGACGGTCGACCTGGCGCAGACCCAGCGCGTGCTCGACAAGCAGGACCCGTTCGACGAGGCGACGATGGTCGACGACCACGGCGCCGAGGAGCCGAGCGACGCGAAGGCGGTCGCCGCGCACTGA
- a CDS encoding SecDF P1 head subdomain-containing protein: MGFRSIKVLGVSAMITATTAVTACQGVAAGAPVAVPQVPQIRLVTNVLPTTPAQCGSGSPAATEPARMCNTAGDLLYEVDPSVTRFPVKRASAGVPQNQKQWVVTFELADADATAFADLTARTMGKQVAIAVGGRVLSAPVVNEPIRGGQVQVTGRFDERSAKDLAQRLQPS, translated from the coding sequence ATGGGGTTCAGGAGCATCAAAGTACTCGGTGTCAGCGCGATGATCACCGCGACGACGGCCGTGACCGCCTGCCAGGGCGTCGCCGCCGGCGCGCCGGTGGCGGTGCCGCAGGTGCCGCAGATCCGCCTGGTCACCAACGTACTCCCGACGACCCCGGCGCAGTGCGGATCCGGGAGCCCCGCCGCCACGGAGCCCGCCCGGATGTGCAACACCGCAGGCGATCTCCTGTACGAGGTGGATCCGTCGGTGACGCGTTTCCCGGTCAAGCGCGCGAGCGCCGGTGTGCCGCAGAATCAGAAGCAATGGGTGGTCACGTTCGAACTCGCCGATGCCGACGCCACAGCGTTCGCCGACCTCACCGCGCGCACGATGGGCAAGCAGGTCGCGATCGCCGTCGGTGGCCGGGTCCTTTCCGCCCCGGTGGTCAACGAACCGATCAGAGGCGGGCAGGTGCAGGTCACCGGCCGGTTCGACGAGCGGTCGGCGAAGGATCTGGCGCAGCGGCTGCAGCCGTCCTGA
- a CDS encoding sulfotransferase family protein: protein MSDSNKVAGTRRVGTADDLHESAMRRTGLRDFGDPSDGYREALQVLLDSYREEAALTELGSKLSRVFLRGALSARLISEAAFAANPAHAEIAVERPIFVTGLPRSGTTALHRLLDADPGNQGLQMWLAEVPQPRPPRATWAENPVYRLLDEQYAQHHTEHPEFMGLHYMSASEVEECWQLLRQSVHSVSYECLAHVPSYAAWLAERDWTPAYRRHKRNLQLIGMNDPGKRWVLKNPSHLFALDAVFEVYPDALIVQCHRPAETIIASVCSLAQHATEGWSTAFTGATIGADQLDTWARGLAAFDEARARHTAAGRGDRFVDVDYRDLVADPLGTVGNIYSTFGLDLTDDARQSMSAMHDTSRSGARRPNHTYALEDYGLTEDAVRARFH from the coding sequence ATGTCTGACAGCAACAAGGTCGCCGGCACCCGGCGGGTCGGAACAGCCGACGACCTCCACGAATCGGCCATGCGGCGCACCGGCCTGCGCGACTTCGGCGACCCGTCGGACGGTTACCGCGAGGCCCTGCAGGTCCTTCTCGATTCCTACCGCGAGGAGGCCGCGCTCACGGAGCTGGGCTCGAAGCTCTCCCGGGTCTTCCTCCGCGGCGCGCTCTCGGCCCGGCTCATCAGCGAGGCGGCGTTCGCGGCGAACCCGGCCCACGCGGAGATCGCCGTCGAGCGGCCGATCTTCGTGACCGGCCTCCCGCGCTCGGGGACCACCGCGCTGCACCGCCTGCTCGACGCCGACCCCGGCAACCAGGGCCTGCAGATGTGGCTGGCGGAGGTACCGCAGCCGCGGCCCCCGCGCGCGACCTGGGCGGAGAACCCCGTCTACCGGCTCCTCGACGAGCAGTACGCGCAGCACCACACCGAGCACCCGGAATTCATGGGGCTGCACTACATGTCGGCCTCGGAGGTCGAGGAGTGCTGGCAGTTGCTGCGCCAGTCGGTGCACTCCGTCTCGTACGAGTGCCTCGCGCACGTCCCGTCGTACGCCGCGTGGCTGGCCGAGCGGGACTGGACGCCCGCGTACCGCCGGCACAAGCGCAACCTGCAGCTGATCGGGATGAACGACCCCGGCAAGCGGTGGGTGCTCAAGAATCCGAGCCACCTGTTCGCTCTCGACGCGGTGTTCGAGGTGTACCCGGACGCCCTCATCGTGCAGTGCCACCGTCCCGCCGAGACGATCATCGCCTCCGTCTGCTCCTTGGCACAGCACGCCACGGAGGGCTGGTCGACGGCGTTCACCGGCGCGACGATCGGCGCGGACCAGCTGGACACCTGGGCGCGCGGGCTCGCGGCCTTCGACGAGGCCCGCGCGCGGCACACCGCCGCCGGACGCGGCGATCGGTTCGTGGACGTGGACTACCGCGACCTCGTGGCCGACCCGCTCGGCACCGTCGGGAACATCTACTCCACGTTCGGCCTGGACCTGACCGACGATGCGCGGCAGTCGATGTCCGCGATGCACGACACCAGCCGCTCCGGTGCCCGGCGCCCCAACCACACCTATGCGCTGGAGGACTACGGACTCACGGAGGATGCGGTTCGCGCGCGCTTCCATTGA